Within Cucumis melo cultivar AY chromosome 4, USDA_Cmelo_AY_1.0, whole genome shotgun sequence, the genomic segment aagaaaaaatgcagaagaagagaagacataagatggaaaagaaaagaaaaatcacagaagaagaggaggaagaacaaacttagaatatttaaaaaaatagtcgTCTTTGTaacttttttcaattttgttctaCTACTATAGTTATTTTGgtatttcattatatttaaaaagaacatttttcttttttaaccatttatttgtctttttgtaatatatatatataaactgaACCTCAGGTTTGGCTTTTCACTTTTTACCTTTCAATTTAATCATAATTGGGATAGCAAAATGTACATCAAAAGAATATTAAGAATTGTTTGTGTCGAGTAGTAACCATATGAATTTGTATTGTGACGTAGCTCCTAACTCAAGATTGGTTTGagtatattttaattttgattagtAATACAAAATTCATTCCATTCTAATAGTTTTGGACGTAactttattttctctctcttttttacgTTATACGATCTCATACTCACACTTTCTAATTCTTTCTCTCATTTTCAGTAATCTTAACTAAAATCCGAGTTTCCAAACTCCTCTTTAATAAAACAAATAGAACGAAGGTATAaagttattaattaaaaaaaaaaaaagttgtggAACCCACAGAATAAATAATGAACAAAAGAGACTAAAAAAGGAATGAGATTACTCCATTTATTCCAAAAATTGGCATTGTTATTATGGGATTGATTTCATTCCATACATTTTAGTAAACACACCACCAATgtgaaatcaaataattattatttcctaAATGAAACCTAATTTTATTGATAAATCTAAATTAGGAAGAATTTCATATATGACAATATGGTTTAAACTATTTGTAAGTAGTATGTCATAATTTTAAATCCAACAAGAATAAGCCAAGTGAATAGTAAAAAAATTGTACACCAACCCATCTCAATGTTatgtcataaaataaaataattacgAATACTATGTTAGTTAAATTTTAtgaaaactttcctaaatataacaaaaatacgggtaacaaaattcataaatttaagccattttttaaatattccaaatttgtccttccatcatttgattttttatcctcttttttttgtacttttcgtgccattttttttattgttgtttcttttttttatcctctctttcttcttttcattttttaatcatcttttctttttttaaacagatggtatataaagaattttgaaaaaattggttagacatttaaactagactaaccaaaactaaaaaattgtgtataaagaatttcgaaaaaaaaatcatcttccttccttccttttctatgcaaaaattggttagaaatatcgtgtataaagaatattgaaaaaaatcatttgtaccaaattttgaaaaaaaaaatttagaattgTAACCCCAAATCTAAAACAGTAGCatgccaaatctaaatgatcatataccaaattttgaattttttttagatttggaactcaaatctaaacaatcgtataccaaattcaTTTCCAAATATATTAGGCACGTTGTTGACGGTGACGGTGGGCCTAttggctttttccatttttgaaaagacccctaaattttaactttcgttttaataaaaaaaaaaaaaaactctttttacTATTTAGAATTATTTGTATCTTTATTGGTTATTATATTCATCGTTGATATATCATATTAATCGACGTAAGAATATTGTAGGGTAGATTCTTTAAATTGTTTTAATCGGTAATTGTGCATGCTTACGCCAATTTATGTCTATAAGTATATATCattgatttatcatattaatagattaaaaaaaatataaatttgtagATCAATCTATCATCGATATGTTACATCAATAAAAACGTAAATCAATAAGTCGACATTCTAAATGAAAAAAATCTTATAATCTTAATAAGGTATCCTTCTTTATCTATTAAGTTAAAAATGATGCATAAAATATGGACAATGTCTCCTTTATTCATGTTTGTTGTTGAAATAAGGTTCTAACTCACTCAGTTGGCATCTAAAGCAGTGGAAGAGcaaactttttctatttttgcttGTTTGTAACCCAGAGTGGGGTTGagtcttttgtttcttttgatgTAATACTCTAATCTAGGGTTTATCGTTTCGTCTCCAAAAAAATTGACATTCTTTCTCAACAAAATACATATGCACTTGCATACATATTGTCACAAAGGGTTTATCATAGATAACTATATTTTCAATCAAATTTTAAGAGATGgtatattaattataatatttcaCTCATTATATTCAACCACATTCATTACTTATTTGCATATTTATTTGTTATGGGGTCTGCTATGTTTTAACTTCTTTAATTACTTATTTGCTCACGttagcatttttatttttaatttgtaatAGTTAACATGTTTATTTTTCAATAGTTCTATCGATGCATACCACACACTAATAGAATTAAAAAAGACatgatattttttgttttatttcttttatttcccTATTTTTGGTGATTTATTTGCTTTTTCATTTGGCCTATCACCAACATACCAAATAAATATATAGGTTAAAAATAGTGAAAATGGCCTATCAATTATGGTAATTAAATTACTTAATAGTCATTTATCACTTTTATATGTATACTATTTTTTATGCTTATCAACAATATATCATATATGTATCATTATTATTGCCTATATTGGTAAATGTAAAAATTCCCATCCACTATGAAAAAAATGGAAGTGTGTTACATTATTGGTGGATTAAAATGACCTTTTCTTTTGAAGATTAGAAAAGAAAACCTTTCAGTTTCAGACATATAAAAATGttcattaataataatacaCTAACTAAAAACAAGCTTTTTAGCTACTTCAGAagaaggaaggaaaaaaaaaaaaaaaaaaaaaaaaaggtctttTTAGCCTTATGAATCCAATATAAAAAATAGTCCTTTATGTTTAAGAAAAACATAATTGAATTTTAGAGTTTGATTTAGATATAGGTTCATTTAGACATGGCCTAATTCAGGTTGAAATTTTTAAGTTGAAATGTAATCCATATCTacctttaattttcttttactgAAAAGATGAGTTGCTAGATATTAAGTAATGATGAATTTAGAATATTCTCACTAATTCACTAAATAAAGATACGTTACGTTACGTTGTATTAGTAATATAGGAACCAAGAAAAATGCTAAATTTACAGATTTGGCCACCAACTCTTGTAATTTTTCTCTAGAATATATTAGATTaggatcatttaaatttaaaactaaatcCATAACTCCCTCTAAATTTCATCCTAAAATGTTAACTCAAAACCTTCGTAAAATACTGCAATCCCTTGAATTGATATCACTTGCTACCTTTAACATATAAATTTGAGAAATTATTTAAGAAGACAGTCCTAATGTGACCAAAAATTATGCACTTATTTACTTAATCAATCATTATTCATCATCCACTATTCTCTCCTCTTTATAAGAAAAATGTGTTGCAAACAAAATCAAGAAAATCATATATGTTGTTTATAAAATGTTCTGCTACTATACGTAGAGAGTTGCTAGACTAATTGTTTGTGTTGATGGTATTATCATTATAACAAGGAAAgagtaaataagaaaaaatgtttGCTGGATGAATTTGAAGTTTTAAGAAagttggaaaaataaaatataatttctcTTTAAAATCGAAGTCGCCTATTCTAAACCGAACATATTCTCATCACAACAAAAATAATGTGAATGATAtactttttatatatacatatatgaaGAAACTTCAAAAGAATATATTCCACACAAGAAATAAGAAGAATTTGTAGGGGACGATGGTGGATATCACTTCATCACACCTCTCTAATGagggagaagaaaaaaaaaaaaaagttgttgtAAGACAACTCTTTTTCAATGGCCCAAGTGAAAAGTCTAGATCTTCAAATTTTACATTTATTGACCTTTTATTTGTATTATCACATTGTCAGATTATCGTAATAAATTACCCTACAAACTACACATTGTCGATACTATGCtctccatctctttcttttctctttttttaccCAACTTCAAAAATGAGTTAACCCCCAAACAGGGCAGAAAAATTAGTTTAGAGTAACCAAATGCTGCAAGTGaaattgtaaaaagaaaaatagtttttaaaaatatcttcttttttttttttttttttttttttttgaaatttggctAACAATCCAAGAAATGAAATAAtcacaattttcaaaaactaaatgattacaaaaacatcttttaaacctaattttaatcatacatttttaaattttgctttatttagatccctaaactttatttgtttcattttggTCCATGAATGTTTGAAAATATCCACTTCCATCCATAACATAAATCTAAACCACTATAGTTTCTTTTATTTCTGAGGACATTCATCAAACAAACTAAAAATTTGTGAACTAAAAATCATCCTTTCCAAAGTTCAAGAATCAAAATAAAAGGATCTGAAAAATTCAAAGACCATGGTGGAATTCAAACATAAACTTTTAAGCAAAACTCACCTAACATTAAAAGAGTGCTTGtgttaaatttctttttttaaaaaaatgtccatttttccaaaaaaagaaaaaaaggctAATTCCTAACAGAGCAACAATTTTTTATTGATTCTGCATTTTAAAGCAATGGCCTAATTTTAAATGATACCGGACAAACAAATTATGTTAAAATGAGGGTCAAATAAGGCAAAGATATTTTAATGACAATACGCAAGacttaaatttttaattcaatTCAAAGGTCAAAGAGAGTAAGGTAGGGTATGACCGGTAGCTCCGATCAATAATTGTACCCACAACTATAATGAACATTGTGATTGAAGGTTTAATATAAATTcattatcacaaaaaaaaaaaaaaaaaaaaaaaaaaagaacaacaaatTAATGCAAGAAAGCAATGTTAATAACATTCTGCTACATCTTATAAGTTATATGTATGAATCAAAATGGATGAATGAACTTTTTATCTATAGTAAtcatcgatttttttttttttttataaatacaaATCCCACCAAAGAGAAGAACCAATACATGAGAAGGTTTTGTACCTTGAAGTCCCTACGTGTGTATCATagaaattttaatttgccgTTAGCCAAAGAAGCTTTAGCATGCTCCAGACGGCACAACTCTCTTTGAGTTCCAGTCAAACCCGAACAAGACGATGCCGTAGCCCCCAAAGTGATAGCAAAGTAAAGATAGATTGTGCAAAGGAAAGTTAAGAGTGCTAGAGCGGTTAAGAGGAAGCGATGCCGCTTGAAGAGAGTAGACCAACTGCCCAATTCATTTGCAGGAAACTGCTTTCTGAATGATGGGGATCTCCTATGGGGAGAAGCTAGAATGCTGTCAAGAACCATATTCAAGAGCACTAATCTTCCTATGAGCTCTGAAATTTAGCACCAAACACAAAATCTTCTACAAAAACAAGAGGGACCCAAGATTAGACAGATAACAACAAGCAGGCCCCTTTTCTTCAGCAAGTGTGTTTCAGTAAATTCAGATTTCATTCAAACATATAAGAATCTAAAGTGGTATTATTACAATGTAATCTGCTGCAGGTAAGCAAAGCATTTTGAAATGGATGAAACAATAAGATCATAAAAAACTACACCATAGAATAAGTTCTAGAGGATTAAAACTTGTAGATTTGTTGAATTCAAGGAAAGATAAAATACAAAACTTGAATCACATATTAAAACTACTAGATATATGAAGCGGGAGGCTCGACAGAGAATAAATCCTCGTGATTTTATAGATGGCATGAATATATGTCGCAATAGTCAGAGGCAATAAAGAACTTTTAACTTGATATTCGAAAGTTCGCCTTATATTTTTCAAGTCAACATTGAAGTTATAACAGCAAAATCATCAAAGATCGGTAATCCATGAGCAAAAAGCAGGAACTAATCAATATAAATGAACCTAAACTCAGAATGGCACCATTAAACCATAGAGATCCAACTATACCTAATATAATTCATGTAACCtcaaaacaaacaatcaaaaaGGGAATTATCAGGCATCAGCTCAACGTAACTCCAAATCCATAAACATCGCTCTATAGCCAACATTcaataagaaaattaaacacAGAACACATCCACAACATCAAAAACAAATTGATAAAACGCAAGCCAAATAGCAACAGGAGAAATAAACAATAGGCATCAAAACGAGGCTAAAAAcagaaggaaaaacaaaaagaaagtcCGATCTAATGGATATGAACATTGATTATTGCAACAATGAGGTAGAAGTAATAAGAAAATCAACATCCATGAGAAGAGAAGAGGAAAAACGgcaggaaaaaaagaaagaaaagagggAAAAAGAAGTGCAGAtctgaaagagaagaagaaaattacatgcaaagaGAAATGAACGAAAGAGAGAGTAAATCTTACAGGTGATGGAAAGGGTAGGGTAATGGAGATTGGGAATTGTGTTTGCCCTGTTTTTGCTCTTGTTTCGAAAATGGAAGAGCGCACCactaatactaataataatggGGGAATTTTCAATTCCGCGAGTCACGGTTTTAGAAAGGATATGAAAAACCACGGGATTGGCTGCTCTCTCCACGCTCTTTCGCGTTTTCTCACTCCTaatctttcttctctcttttcttttcttttttcttttttcttttttcttttttcttttttcttttttcttttttcttttttcttttttctttttttttcccatttaaatattatttcattttcatttacttttttatttattcattttcagtttgagtttttgaaaatatattttgtttgcTTCCCGAGTTTTTTAACTCAACATTTTGATTTGAGATACACAATATTTAATAGGTCAGAGAGTGtttgcacttttttttttcattcctaaGTGTTTAAGTCACCTTACACACATATCGACTGAGTTTTTAACTCTTAATCAAGGTCATACTCTCATATTTACCTAAAGGTAAGTGGACACTATGAAATGGAATGTGCATGCTTCACGAAGGATTGAtataaacaaacaaaacacaCTACATAGTGTTATTGTTTACGtctttattttatcttttatttgtAATGTTTCCAAACAATATTAAGCAAAATTCATAAGTGGAGTGTGTTAATAAAGAACCAAGGAGGATGTTGGAGATCTAAACAAGCCTTTTCAATTTAAGAAAGCATACATCTTTAATCATCTCAAAGTAGCTtacgtctttacaaaaaaaaagaactcaACAAAAAGCATGAACCTTAACTAAAAAACCGACAAGTGTGGAAAAGATTAATACCGATttcttatattttcttttaaacagACAACTAATATTCAAACATCCAACTTACAACTAAACCA encodes:
- the LOC103501213 gene encoding uncharacterized protein LOC103501213 → MVLDSILASPHRRSPSFRKQFPANELGSWSTLFKRHRFLLTALALLTFLCTIYLYFAITLGATASSCSGLTGTQRELCRLEHAKASLANGKLKFL